From a single Gavia stellata isolate bGavSte3 chromosome 15, bGavSte3.hap2, whole genome shotgun sequence genomic region:
- the APRT gene encoding adenine phosphoribosyltransferase isoform X2, translating to MSEERLRRVRDRVRPFPDFPVPGVLFRDISPLLKDPAAFRTLIDLLEDHLRASFPQIDFIAGLDSRGFLIGPPLAQRLGIGFVLIRKKGKLPGPTESVSYALEYGKAELEIQSDAVEPGQKVVIVDDLLATGGERRSEKLRSIPFYSLLQYD from the exons ATGAGCGAGGAACGGTTGCGGCGGGTCCGCGACCGGGTGCGGCCCTTCCCCGACTTCCCGGTGCCCGGCGTGCTCTTCCG CGACATCAGCCCCTTGCTGAAGGATCCTGCAGCTTTCCGGACTTTGATTGATCTTCTGGAAGATCATTTGAGGGCATCTTTCCCCCAAATCGACTTTATCGCAG GCCTGGACTCCCGCGGCTTCCTCATAGGCCCCCCCCTGGCTCAGAGATTGGGGATCGGCTTCGTGCTGATACGGAAAAAGGGGAAGCTTCCCGGTCCGACCGAGTCGGTCTCCTATGCCCTCGAGTACGGCAAG GCTGAACTTGAAATCCAGAGTGATGCCGTGGAACCGGGACAAAAAGTAGTTATTGTAGATGACCTGCTTGCAACTGGAGGTGAGAGAA GGTCGGAAAAGCTCAGGTCCATCCCTTTCTACTCTCTGCTGCAGTATGACTGA
- the APRT gene encoding adenine phosphoribosyltransferase isoform X1 codes for MSEERLRRVRDRVRPFPDFPVPGVLFRDISPLLKDPAAFRTLIDLLEDHLRASFPQIDFIAGLDSRGFLIGPPLAQRLGIGFVLIRKKGKLPGPTESVSYALEYGKAELEIQSDAVEPGQKVVIVDDLLATGGTMCAACELMKRLKAEVLECLVIIELKLLKGSEKLRSIPFYSLLQYD; via the exons ATGAGCGAGGAACGGTTGCGGCGGGTCCGCGACCGGGTGCGGCCCTTCCCCGACTTCCCGGTGCCCGGCGTGCTCTTCCG CGACATCAGCCCCTTGCTGAAGGATCCTGCAGCTTTCCGGACTTTGATTGATCTTCTGGAAGATCATTTGAGGGCATCTTTCCCCCAAATCGACTTTATCGCAG GCCTGGACTCCCGCGGCTTCCTCATAGGCCCCCCCCTGGCTCAGAGATTGGGGATCGGCTTCGTGCTGATACGGAAAAAGGGGAAGCTTCCCGGTCCGACCGAGTCGGTCTCCTATGCCCTCGAGTACGGCAAG GCTGAACTTGAAATCCAGAGTGATGCCGTGGAACCGGGACAAAAAGTAGTTATTGTAGATGACCTGCTTGCAACTGGAG GTACCATGTGTGCAGCCTGCGAGCTGATGAAGAGGCTGAAGGCTGAAGTCCTGGAGTGCCTGGTGATCATAGAGTTAAAACTCCTGAAAGGGTCGGAAAAGCTCAGGTCCATCCCTTTCTACTCTCTGCTGCAGTATGACTGA